In one Pseudomonas fitomaticsae genomic region, the following are encoded:
- a CDS encoding sensor domain-containing diguanylate cyclase: protein MSLHPVRPKILGFISEEVSAWLVALLVLLAGGILTGLLAWGTLNQFHSQLRQRFQLLANERYSRIEERFQDQEQRLDGLRRFFANSESVSRAEFDGYTQPLLLRTQAYSFALRVSGAERAAFEQRARDEGLSTFSVRELNARGELQLASARDEYVVVLYSQTQSRLGSPLGYDLLAQPLRRTTLERADQIGGLAVSQPMHLVAIEPAYARGVLLVAPVVRPGEPKSFGYVMAVISMRQLLADGLPDALHDYLSVRILDLSTNDQHEVLFESTNEPAPSDLSATRLVRMADHDYQVDILPSEAFMQANHSSVGSVVVLGGLLSLLLSALLYVLVSQRQRALRMVELRTQELHEREQELRGTHGQLRGVLNAATQVAIIATDLRGVINTFNPGAEQMLGYRSIEVIGHMTLENLHFPRELVARSAELSARYGKTIPTCQAMLVEGGEVGGHEAREWTLVRKDGSHIPVNMLATPVLDEQGLWVGHLAICIDITERKRVHEALAARDVLLKKLSAHVPGGIYQFKMEFDGRFSVIYASDGIREIYELEPDVLLLNAEAIFTRIHPQDVSRVRTSIRASADNLSPWREEYRVQLPERGLRWVRGEATPEELPGGGVLWHGYISDISDLKRVEEELRALSVTDALTGIHNRRYFQERLTTEMARVERGGGELSVIMLDIDHFKRINDQYGHAAGDRVLQAVCERIGHRLRRTDVFCRLGGEEFMVLCPDIDGDHAHMLAEELWQSLRGAPIDVVGVVTASFGIASWRPGEGADALLLRADSGVYAAKQGGRDRVERQMN, encoded by the coding sequence ATGTCGTTGCACCCCGTGCGCCCGAAGATATTGGGTTTTATCAGCGAAGAAGTCTCGGCCTGGCTGGTCGCGCTGCTGGTATTGCTCGCCGGCGGGATTCTCACGGGGCTGCTCGCCTGGGGCACCCTCAATCAGTTTCACAGCCAGTTGCGCCAACGCTTTCAGCTACTGGCGAACGAGCGCTACAGCCGCATCGAAGAACGTTTTCAGGATCAGGAGCAACGTCTCGATGGCCTGCGCCGGTTCTTCGCCAACTCCGAATCGGTGTCCCGCGCCGAATTCGACGGCTACACCCAACCTTTATTACTGCGCACCCAGGCCTATTCGTTCGCCCTGCGGGTGAGCGGCGCCGAGCGTGCAGCCTTTGAACAGCGTGCGCGGGATGAAGGCCTGAGCACCTTCAGCGTGCGCGAACTCAATGCCCGCGGCGAGCTGCAACTGGCCTCCGCCCGCGATGAATACGTGGTGGTGTTGTACAGCCAGACCCAGAGCCGGCTCGGCTCGCCACTGGGTTATGACTTGCTGGCCCAGCCGCTGCGCCGCACGACCCTGGAGCGCGCAGATCAGATCGGTGGCCTGGCGGTTTCGCAGCCGATGCATCTGGTGGCGATCGAGCCGGCCTATGCGCGGGGCGTGCTGTTGGTGGCGCCGGTGGTGCGCCCCGGCGAGCCCAAGTCGTTCGGCTACGTGATGGCCGTCATCAGCATGCGTCAACTGCTGGCGGACGGTTTGCCGGATGCCCTTCATGACTATCTGTCGGTGCGCATTCTTGATTTGTCCACCAACGATCAGCATGAGGTGCTATTCGAATCGACCAACGAACCGGCACCGAGCGATCTGTCCGCCACACGATTGGTGCGCATGGCCGATCACGACTACCAGGTGGATATCCTGCCGAGCGAAGCGTTCATGCAGGCCAACCATTCGTCGGTTGGCAGTGTGGTGGTGCTGGGCGGATTGCTCAGTCTGCTGCTGAGCGCGCTTCTTTATGTGTTGGTCAGTCAGCGTCAGCGCGCGTTGCGCATGGTCGAGTTGCGCACTCAGGAACTGCATGAGCGCGAGCAGGAATTGCGCGGCACCCATGGCCAATTGCGCGGGGTGCTCAACGCGGCGACCCAGGTGGCAATCATCGCCACCGACCTGCGCGGGGTGATCAACACCTTCAATCCCGGCGCCGAGCAGATGCTCGGTTACCGCAGCATTGAAGTGATCGGCCACATGACCCTGGAAAATCTGCACTTTCCCCGAGAACTGGTGGCCCGCTCGGCGGAGCTCAGCGCCCGTTATGGCAAGACCATTCCGACCTGTCAGGCGATGCTGGTGGAGGGTGGCGAAGTTGGCGGGCACGAGGCGCGGGAGTGGACGCTGGTGCGCAAGGATGGCAGCCACATCCCAGTGAACATGCTGGCCACGCCGGTGCTGGACGAGCAGGGGCTGTGGGTCGGGCATCTGGCGATCTGCATCGACATCACCGAGCGCAAGCGCGTGCATGAAGCGCTGGCCGCGCGGGACGTGTTGTTGAAGAAACTCAGCGCCCACGTTCCCGGCGGGATCTATCAATTCAAGATGGAGTTCGACGGTCGCTTCAGCGTGATCTACGCCAGCGACGGCATCCGCGAGATCTACGAGCTGGAGCCGGACGTGCTGTTGCTCAACGCCGAAGCCATCTTCACCCGCATCCACCCGCAGGACGTCAGCCGCGTGCGCACCTCGATCCGCGCCTCGGCGGACAACCTCAGCCCGTGGCGCGAAGAATATCGCGTGCAGTTGCCCGAGCGCGGCCTGCGCTGGGTGCGCGGGGAAGCGACCCCGGAGGAACTGCCGGGCGGCGGCGTGCTGTGGCACGGTTATATCTCCGACATCTCCGACCTGAAGCGCGTCGAAGAAGAGCTGCGCGCCCTGTCGGTGACCGACGCCCTGACCGGCATTCACAACCGACGCTATTTCCAGGAGCGCCTGACCACAGAGATGGCCCGGGTCGAGCGCGGCGGTGGCGAATTGTCGGTGATCATGCTCGACATCGACCACTTCAAGCGGATCAACGATCAGTACGGTCACGCTGCGGGCGACCGGGTTTTGCAGGCGGTCTGCGAGCGCATCGGCCATCGTCTGCGACGTACCGATGTGTTCTGCCGGTTGGGCGGCGAAGAGTTCATGGTGCTGTGCCCGGACATCGACGGCGACCACGCCCACATGCTGGCCGAGGAGTTATGGCAAAGCCTGCGCGGTGCGCCGA